In a single window of the Brevinematales bacterium genome:
- a CDS encoding efflux RND transporter periplasmic adaptor subunit — MKGNRILVAFIVLSALMSVTACGGKKDEGKKDNAVSVIVQKLQKGKLEQYLNLSGALEARDEVNIYPDVNGKIANITQLEGKFVYKGQAVMYVDRFQVGAEFALSPVKAPLSGYVTRIMVSVGQNVSPAVPVASVGNIDKIDILIYVPESKINEVQMGQKVYISVPAFPDKKFEGVIYRKDKSIDPLSHTLLVRASLDNKSKELLPGMYSDVSIFVRSADNVFVLPNSAIFKQGKEYFVYVNITNTAVLKKVEYLFEYMDQVAIKSGLNEGDELVVFGREFLKDGAAIKPIYEEELSKIDENGGAPNSTNQKSTNQPAQAVKPEK; from the coding sequence ATGAAGGGAAATAGAATACTGGTCGCATTTATCGTATTGTCCGCGCTGATGAGCGTGACCGCGTGCGGCGGGAAAAAGGACGAGGGCAAAAAAGACAATGCCGTCAGCGTCATAGTGCAGAAGCTCCAGAAAGGGAAGCTCGAACAGTACCTGAACCTGAGCGGCGCGTTGGAAGCCCGCGACGAAGTAAATATTTATCCCGACGTCAACGGGAAGATCGCCAATATCACCCAGCTCGAGGGGAAATTCGTCTACAAGGGTCAGGCGGTGATGTATGTTGACCGTTTCCAGGTCGGCGCGGAGTTCGCCCTTTCCCCGGTGAAAGCCCCGTTAAGCGGATATGTCACCCGTATTATGGTGAGCGTCGGGCAGAACGTTTCCCCGGCGGTTCCCGTGGCGAGCGTGGGAAATATCGATAAAATCGATATTCTGATCTATGTGCCGGAGTCGAAGATCAACGAAGTCCAGATGGGGCAGAAGGTTTACATATCGGTACCGGCGTTCCCGGATAAGAAGTTCGAGGGCGTGATCTACAGGAAGGATAAGTCCATCGATCCGCTCAGCCACACGCTGCTCGTGCGCGCATCGTTAGACAACAAATCGAAAGAACTCCTGCCCGGTATGTATTCCGACGTGTCGATTTTCGTGCGTTCGGCTGATAACGTGTTCGTATTGCCGAACAGCGCCATTTTTAAGCAGGGTAAGGAATATTTCGTATATGTGAATATCACCAATACCGCCGTCCTGAAGAAAGTGGAGTACCTGTTCGAATATATGGATCAGGTCGCGATCAAGTCCGGCCTGAACGAGGGGGACGAATTGGTCGTCTTCGGGCGCGAGTTTTTAAAGGATGGCGCGGCTATCAAGCCTATCTATGAAGAGGAACTCAGCAAGATCGATGAGAACGGCGGCGCTCCGAATTCCACGAACCAGAAAAGTACCAATCAGCCGGCGCAAGCGGTAAAGCCCGAAAAGTAA